The following are encoded together in the Robertmurraya sp. FSL R5-0851 genome:
- the queC gene encoding 7-cyano-7-deazaguanine synthase QueC: MKNDKAIVVFSGGQDSTTCLFWALKNFKEVEAVTFDYNQRHSLEIQCAKNIANELGVRHHILDMSLLNQLAPNALTRSDIEVKEGEEGELPSTFVPGRNLLFLTFAGVLARQVGAKHLVTGVCETDFSGYPDCRDIFIKSLNVTLNLSMDDQFVIHTPLMWLNKAETWALADELGKLDYVRENTLTCYNGVISDGCGECPACVLRKRGLDDFYNGRF, encoded by the coding sequence TTGAAAAACGATAAAGCCATTGTTGTGTTTAGCGGTGGACAGGATAGCACGACTTGTTTATTTTGGGCACTTAAAAACTTTAAAGAAGTCGAAGCGGTAACGTTTGACTATAATCAACGTCATAGCTTAGAAATACAATGTGCAAAAAATATAGCCAATGAATTAGGTGTCAGACACCATATTTTAGATATGTCATTACTTAACCAATTAGCACCAAATGCGTTAACTCGCTCAGATATTGAAGTAAAAGAAGGGGAAGAAGGAGAACTTCCGTCAACTTTTGTTCCAGGTAGAAACCTCTTATTCCTAACATTTGCTGGTGTATTAGCACGTCAAGTAGGCGCGAAGCATTTAGTAACAGGCGTTTGTGAAACAGATTTTAGCGGGTACCCAGATTGCCGTGACATTTTTATTAAATCATTAAATGTTACCTTAAATCTTTCCATGGATGATCAATTTGTCATCCATACCCCACTTATGTGGTTAAATAAGGCCGAAACATGGGCATTAGCAGATGAGTTAGGCAAGCTTGATTACGTTCGTGAAAATACATTAACTTGCTACAATGGCGTCATCTCTGATGGCTGTGGTGAATGTCCGGCTTGTGTGTTACGTAAAAGAG
- a CDS encoding IS4 family transposase: MDQITRKTSFGQWFSPINLQLFEENVKTMKLDYYTKKLTTESFLKLLLFAQLQEIESLHALGDCLFDDQLQKGIDLDSISISQLSRRLNGINPDLFQRLFLDLVSQIHAKTHYTKLVMPLKIIDSSTLPLNLTNHKWAKFRKTKAGVKLHLRLVFMEKGISYPEKAVMTTAKEHDRGQLEIMVDDKECMYVFDRGYLDYERFDRMTDDSYFFLSRLRKNAVIRNVYDFKLPKDTAVLSDQMVLIGTTQNRAENYFRLLKVIDSKGNELHLITNRFDLSAEEISEMYKSRWAIELFFKWIKQHLSIKKFYGQSEWAIQNQVFIALIVFCLHVLVQIETRSKRKTLQISRYLRAALWKPANVWLRKIEGKAIP; this comes from the coding sequence ATGGACCAGATTACACGAAAAACTTCATTTGGACAATGGTTTTCACCTATAAATCTTCAATTATTTGAAGAAAACGTGAAAACGATGAAATTAGATTACTATACGAAAAAATTAACGACAGAGTCATTTCTAAAATTACTACTTTTTGCGCAGCTACAAGAAATTGAAAGTCTGCATGCGCTGGGTGATTGTCTTTTCGATGACCAGCTTCAAAAAGGGATAGACCTTGATTCTATTAGTATTTCTCAGTTGTCACGGCGGTTAAACGGCATAAACCCTGATCTATTTCAAAGGCTTTTCCTTGATTTAGTGTCACAAATTCATGCCAAAACGCATTACACGAAACTCGTGATGCCGTTAAAAATCATTGATTCAAGCACATTGCCACTTAATTTGACCAATCATAAATGGGCTAAATTCCGCAAAACAAAAGCAGGTGTAAAGTTACATTTGCGCCTTGTGTTTATGGAAAAGGGTATATCCTATCCTGAAAAGGCCGTTATGACAACGGCAAAAGAACATGACCGTGGTCAGCTTGAAATCATGGTGGATGACAAGGAATGCATGTATGTGTTTGACCGTGGTTATCTAGACTACGAGCGCTTTGATCGCATGACTGATGATAGCTACTTCTTTCTTTCACGGCTACGCAAAAATGCAGTCATACGGAACGTATACGATTTTAAGCTACCCAAGGATACAGCTGTTTTATCAGACCAAATGGTGTTGATAGGTACGACTCAAAACCGTGCTGAAAATTACTTTCGGCTTCTAAAAGTGATTGACTCAAAAGGAAATGAACTTCATTTAATTACAAATCGTTTTGATTTAAGCGCCGAAGAAATTTCAGAAATGTATAAATCACGGTGGGCCATTGAGCTGTTTTTTAAATGGATCAAACAACATCTCAGCATCAAAAAGTTCTACGGTCAAAGCGAATGGGCGATTCAAAATCAAGTATTTATCGCACTAATTGTTTTTTGCCTACATGTTCTCGTACAAATCGAGACCAGAAGCAAGCGAAAAACCTTACAGATTAGCCGTTATCTAAGGGCTGCATTGTGGAAACCAGCGAATGTTTGGCTTCGAAAGATTGAAGGAAAAGCCATCCCTTAA
- a CDS encoding IS4 family transposase, with translation MDKITRKTSFGQWFSPINIQLFEEQVKTMKLDYYTKKLTTESFLKLLLFAQLEEIESLHALGDCLFDDQLQKGIDLDSISISQLSRRLNGMNPDLFQRLFLDLVVQIHAKTHYTKLVMPLKIIDSSTLPLNLTNHKWAKFRKTKAGVKLHLRLVFMEKGASYPEKAVITTANEHDRGQLEIMVDDKECMYVFDRGYLDYERFDRMTDGGYFFLSRLRKNAVIREVYDFKLPEDSAVLSDQMVLIGTTQNRAENYFRLLKVLDSKGNELHLITNRFDLNAEEISEMYKSRWAIELFFKWIKQHLSIKKFYGQSEWAIQNQVFIALIVFCLHVLVQLETNSKRKTLKISRYLRAALWKPAHIWLRKIEGKAIP, from the coding sequence ATGGACAAGATTACACGAAAAACTTCATTTGGACAATGGTTTTCACCAATTAATATTCAATTATTTGAAGAACAGGTGAAAACGATGAAATTAGATTACTATACGAAAAAATTAACGACAGAGTCTTTCCTAAAATTACTACTTTTTGCCCAGCTAGAAGAAATCGAAAGCCTGCATGCGCTAGGTGATTGTCTATTCGATGACCAACTTCAAAAAGGGATTGACCTTGATTCGATCAGTATTTCTCAGCTGTCACGGCGATTAAATGGCATGAACCCAGATCTATTTCAAAGGCTTTTCCTTGATTTGGTCGTACAAATTCATGCCAAGACACACTATACGAAACTGGTCATGCCGTTAAAAATCATTGATTCAAGCACATTGCCACTTAATTTGACCAATCATAAATGGGCAAAGTTCCGTAAGACAAAAGCCGGTGTGAAGTTGCATCTACGCCTTGTGTTTATGGAAAAAGGTGCGTCCTATCCAGAAAAAGCAGTCATAACAACGGCAAACGAACATGATCGTGGTCAACTTGAAATCATGGTCGATGACAAGGAATGCATGTATGTGTTTGACCGTGGCTATCTAGACTACGAGCGCTTTGATCGCATGACAGATGGCGGTTACTTTTTTCTATCAAGGCTAAGAAAAAACGCCGTTATACGGGAGGTTTATGATTTTAAACTACCCGAGGATTCCGCTGTTTTATCAGATCAAATGGTCCTGATTGGTACAACCCAAAACCGTGCTGAAAATTACTTTCGCCTTCTAAAAGTGCTTGATTCCAAAGGAAATGAACTCCATTTAATCACCAATCGCTTTGATTTGAACGCTGAAGAAATTTCAGAGATGTATAAATCAAGGTGGGCCATTGAGTTGTTTTTTAAATGGATCAAACAGCACCTTAGCATCAAAAAGTTCTACGGACAAAGCGAATGGGCCATTCAAAATCAAGTGTTTATCGCACTTATCGTTTTTTGCCTACATGTTCTTGTTCAACTTGAGACAAATAGTAAGCGAAAAACCTTAAAAATTAGCCGTTATCTACGGGCTGCCCTTTGGAAACCAGCCCATATTTGGCTCCGAAAAATTGAAGGAAAAGCCATTCCTTGA
- a CDS encoding SMR family transporter, with protein MNKHWIMVFIAAFFEVFWVIGLKHADNVWDWLGTGISIAISFYVMLRASRALPVGTVYAVFVGLGTVGTVLADILFFGDIFKIEKMLLILILLIGIIGLKIVTGEKVLEGEES; from the coding sequence ATGAATAAGCATTGGATTATGGTATTTATTGCTGCGTTTTTTGAAGTGTTTTGGGTGATTGGTTTGAAGCATGCCGATAATGTGTGGGATTGGTTAGGAACTGGAATTTCGATTGCTATTAGTTTCTATGTGATGCTTCGCGCGAGCCGCGCTCTGCCTGTTGGAACGGTATATGCAGTCTTTGTCGGGTTAGGAACGGTCGGTACGGTATTGGCAGATATCTTGTTTTTTGGAGACATTTTTAAAATAGAAAAAATGCTACTAATTCTGATTTTATTAATAGGAATCATTGGGCTTAAGATCGTCACGGGAGAAAAGGTTCTTGAAGGAGAGGAAAGTTAA
- a CDS encoding SMR family transporter — MAWFALILAGMFEIVGVSLINQFNLKRNWYSLAFIVLGFGVSFFLLSFSMKTIPMGTAYAIWTGIGTVGSAIIGIMFYGESNDWKRMLFIAMVLGSVIGLKLVS, encoded by the coding sequence ATGGCGTGGTTTGCTTTAATATTAGCAGGAATGTTTGAAATTGTTGGTGTGAGTTTGATCAATCAATTCAACTTAAAGCGAAATTGGTACTCACTTGCTTTTATTGTTCTTGGATTCGGAGTGAGTTTCTTTTTACTCTCATTTTCGATGAAAACGATACCGATGGGAACAGCTTATGCGATTTGGACAGGAATTGGAACTGTAGGTAGTGCTATTATCGGGATTATGTTTTATGGAGAGTCGAACGATTGGAAACGTATGCTATTCATAGCCATGGTGTTAGGGTCTGTGATTGGATTAAAACTAGTATCATAA
- a CDS encoding sigma-70 family RNA polymerase sigma factor: protein MQSKVRKQETDIKEHPRLTREEEIEELYSKLQRYCQFISQNKWVGEDLAQESFLKAWLHYKYQPEISAALVNKIAHNEWIDTIRKRNKETLEDIPEQSQNETEQIVNRFEAIQQLIHQLTPKQAIMFALKEGFQFQLSEIAELLDTSEAAVKAAIFRAKQRLGKKDSEKTNPLIEQYWNEDERQHIEIILYESFKAHDPSPLIRSIPNIRSLRKDDTLTCTMKKPSPLFNRPSGTVYMAA, encoded by the coding sequence GTGCAAAGTAAAGTTAGGAAACAGGAGACGGATATTAAGGAACACCCTAGGCTTACACGTGAGGAAGAAATCGAGGAACTTTATTCAAAGCTTCAACGATATTGTCAGTTCATTTCCCAAAATAAATGGGTTGGAGAGGATTTGGCTCAGGAATCGTTCCTGAAAGCTTGGCTTCATTATAAGTATCAGCCGGAAATTTCTGCCGCGCTTGTGAATAAGATTGCTCATAATGAATGGATCGACACCATAAGAAAGCGCAACAAAGAAACTCTCGAAGATATTCCTGAACAATCTCAAAACGAGACAGAACAAATTGTTAACCGCTTTGAAGCCATTCAACAACTGATTCATCAATTAACCCCGAAACAAGCAATTATGTTTGCCTTAAAAGAAGGATTTCAGTTTCAACTTTCGGAAATAGCGGAGCTTTTGGATACTTCTGAAGCGGCTGTAAAGGCGGCCATCTTTCGGGCAAAACAGCGCCTTGGAAAAAAGGACTCAGAAAAAACCAATCCTTTAATTGAACAATATTGGAATGAGGATGAACGCCAACATATCGAGATCATTCTTTATGAATCTTTCAAAGCCCATGATCCGTCACCACTCATTCGTTCCATTCCGAACATTCGCTCGTTACGAAAAGATGATACCCTAACTTGCACGATGAAAAAACCATCACCTCTCTTCAATCGTCCTTCAGGCACTGTCTATATGGCTGCATAA